Sequence from the Phalacrocorax carbo chromosome 8, bPhaCar2.1, whole genome shotgun sequence genome:
CAAGGTGACAGCAGTGGACGCAGATGCCGGACACAATGCCTGGCTCTCATACCGACTGCTGCCGCAGTCCACTGACCCCTCTTTGTTTCGTGTGTCTCTGTACACTGGGGAGGTGCGGACGGTGCGTGCCCTCCAGGACACTGATGCGGCAACACATCAACTCATTGTCCAGGTGACGGACAACGGTGACCCACCGCTCTCCACCACTGTCACCATCACCGTGGCCCTGGAGGAGGCAGCCCTGGAGGAGATTTACAAGCCTCGGGATTTCCTGGCTGGTGTCAAGGAGAAGCCGGACCTGACCCTCTACCTGATCATCGCCCTGGCAGCCATTAGCACTGTGGCGCTCGCCACTGTCACCCTCCTGGCCACCCAGTGCCTTCGGCGCAGAGGCCGTGCCACCTCTTcgcactgcagctgctgctggctcagccAGTCGCCCTCCCGGGACTTCAAACACTCCAGCCCCAAGCTCCAGCTCAGTTCCGACGGCACCCTTAAGTACATGGAGGTCACCTTGCGACCCACCGACTCCCAGTCCCAGTACTACAGCACCTGCTTCTCCTCCGGCTCCGACCGGAGCGACTTCACCTTCCTGCGGCCTTGCCCGCCCCCTGCAACCCCACCGAGGGAAACCGGAGCTTTCCTCTCCGCAACCGGTACGCTGCGGGACCGCGGCCAGGTGAGAGCcgaggggcaggggaaggcgGCGCGGTgccccggggccgcgccggcTCCCCCGCCCCGacgcggggggcgcggggccgctGGCGCTCGGGGAAGTGCCGCAGGTTCACCCCGCGCGGCAACGGCCCGCGGGTTGCGATTGGCGCCGGTGTTGCTGTcctgggaaaggaaagaggcGATTGGTGGAATGCGCGGCGCTCGGAGCCAATGGCGAGGCGGCTGCGCggagccccggcgccccccacTCGCGTCGAACGGCGCCCGCCCCAAACAATGAATGGGAGCGGCGAGCGCTGAGCGCGGCCCCGGAGCGCGGAGGGCACCGCTCCCCGGCCGCCCCACCGACAAGGATGCCGAGGGCAGGCAAGGTGGGCCGGTCCCTGGGACTGCCGCGCgtcttctctttctgtttgttcttgCACAGCTCCTCTGCTCAGATCCGGTACAGCATTCCCGAGGAGCTCACCCGGGGCGCCGTTGTGGGCAATATTGCGAAGGACCTGGGCACCGATGTGGCGAAACTGGCGGCAGCTAATCTGCAGGTACTGTCCGATTCGGATTCCCAGTACTTCTCGGTCAATGTGAACACTGGTGTTATAATGGTCAGCGAGCGGATAGACCGGGAGCAGCTCTGCGGCCAGAATCCCCGCTGCTTCCTCCACCTGAAGCTTGCCATCGAGAACCCAGTGGAGTTTTACCGCATCGAGGTGGAGATCCTGGATATCAATGACAACCCCCCGGAGTTCCCCAGTGATGAGGTTTCCTTGCGCATCTACGAGCTGGCATCCCTGGGTGCCCGCTTCCCCATTCAGCCGGCCCAGGACCCTGACGTGGGTACCAACACCTTGCAGACCTATCACCTGAGTGCCAATGAGAACTTCAACCTCAATGTGAAGGCACGCACAGATGGTGGGAAGTTCCCTGAGCTGGTGCTGGAGAGGGCCCTGGATCGGGAACTCAGAGCTTTCCACCACCTGGTCCTGACTGCTGAAGATGGGGGCTCTCCCCCCAAGTCCAGCAAGACGCACATCACTATTCAGGTCCTGGATGCCAACGACAACCATCCTGTCTTTGACAGACCATTGTATGGAGCCCGCTTGGTGGAGAACTCACCACTGGGCACTCTAGTGGTGAAGTTAAATGCCACCGATGTGGATGAGGGGCCCAACGGAGACATCCGCTACTCCCTCAGCAGCCACAACTCTGCTGCCTTATGCCAGATCTTTGCCATCGATGAGCAAACTGGGGAGATTCGTGTCCAGGGCAACCTGGACTTTGAGGAAGCGACAGTGTATGAGATCGAAGTGGAAGCCAAGGACATGGGATCGCCCACGATGGAGGAGCactgcagcgtggtggtggaAATCACTGATGTGAACGACAATGCCCCAGAGGTCATTGTTacctccttctccagctccctgaGTGAGGACGCACCCCCGGGCACAGTCGTGGCCATGATACACATCAGAGACAGGGACTCTGGTGAGCAGGGCAAGGTCCAGTGTCACGTGTCTCCAGATCTTCCCTTCCATCTGCATAAGGACTATGAGCACCAGTACTCGCTGCTAACCAGCACCCGTTTGGACCGGGAGCATGTTGCCTACTACAATGTCACCGTCTCTGCCTCAGACCTGGGCAGTCCCCCACTCTCCTGCCACACCGTCTTGCCAATTGCCCTTGCAGATGTCAATGACAATGCACCCCAGTTTGAGCAAGCGTCCTACGAAGTGCTGGTGGCAGAAAACAACCCAGTGGGCAGTGTGCTGGTTACGGTCTCTGCTGCCGACCCTGACTCGGAGCAGAATTCCCACCTCTCCTACTCCATCCTGCGAGCAGGTGGGACAGATCCAGGCCTGGATCCAACTCGCTACCTCTCCATACATCCCACAAGTGGGCAGGTCTCTGCCAAACTCCCCTTTGACTATGAGCAAACCACCTATCTCCAGTTCCATGTGGAGGTCTCTGATGGTGGCTCCCCAGCCCTGAGGAATAGGACACTGGTTCACATTTTTATAGTGGACCAGAACGACAATGCCCCATGGGTGCatttccccagggctggggaggacTCCGCTACCCAGTTCCGAATCTCCCCCTCCACAGCCCCTCCTGCTCTCATCACCAAGGTGGTGGCAATAGATGCGGACTCGGGGCGCAATGCCTGGCTCTCCTACCACCTTGTGGAAGCCACTGACCTGGGGCTTTTCAGCGTGGCCCTGCACTCTGGGGAGATCTGGATCACGCGGGCCCTGCAGGAGACAGATGCCTCTGCACACGAACTTCTGGTGGTGGTCCGGGACGCTGGGGAGCCCCCACTCTCCACAGCTGTCACGCTAGTGGTGTTGGTGGAGGATAAGGGCCCAGAGGCCTTGCAGGGCTCCGAGGATCGGACCATCAACGGTGGGGGCTTACCCACGATTACACTTTATCTGATTGTGTCCCTAGTGCTCATCTCCACCGTCTCGCTGGTGGGACTGGCAGCATTGGGTGTGCGGTACCTCCGGcagggctctgcacctgccaaCAAGGGCTGCTGTGTGGAGAGTGTGAGCACACTTCAGCCCCCTCCCAGTCACATTTTTGGGCACTTGAACTACGAGCCTAAGCAAGGGGACATAGTGATGGGCGTCCAGGTGACAGCCacggcaccccccgccccgcgttAC
This genomic interval carries:
- the LOC104048657 gene encoding protocadherin gamma-C5-like isoform X4; its protein translation is MVSERIDREQLCGQNPRCFLHLKLAIENPVEFYRIEVEILDINDNPPEFPSDEVSLRIYELASLGARFPIQPAQDPDVGTNTLQTYHLSANENFNLNVKARTDGGKFPELVLERALDRELRAFHHLVLTAEDGGSPPKSSKTHITIQVLDANDNHPVFDRPLYGARLVENSPLGTLVVKLNATDVDEGPNGDIRYSLSSHNSAALCQIFAIDEQTGEIRVQGNLDFEEATVYEIEVEAKDMGSPTMEEHCSVVVEITDVNDNAPEVIVTSFSSSLSEDAPPGTVVAMIHIRDRDSGEQGKVQCHVSPDLPFHLHKDYEHQYSLLTSTRLDREHVAYYNVTVSASDLGSPPLSCHTVLPIALADVNDNAPQFEQASYEVLVAENNPVGSVLVTVSAADPDSEQNSHLSYSILRAGGTDPGLDPTRYLSIHPTSGQVSAKLPFDYEQTTYLQFHVEVSDGGSPALRNRTLVHIFIVDQNDNAPWVHFPRAGEDSATQFRISPSTAPPALITKVVAIDADSGRNAWLSYHLVEATDLGLFSVALHSGEIWITRALQETDASAHELLVVVRDAGEPPLSTAVTLVVLVEDKGPEALQGSEDRTINGGGLPTITLYLIVSLVLISTVSLVGLAALGVRYLRQGSAPANKGCCVESVSTLQPPPSHIFGHLNYEPKQGDIVMGVQVTATAPPAPRYRSCFSPVSDISEFMFVKPSAGPAGANLPDPTLCSEQAQPNTDWRFSQTQRPGTSGSQNGEEGGAWPNNQFDTEVLQAMILASANEAADGNSTLGGGTGTMGLSARYGPQFTLQHVPDYRQNVYIPGSTATLTNAAGKRDAKSASSSGGNKKKSGKKEKK